In Streptomyces seoulensis, the following are encoded in one genomic region:
- a CDS encoding histidinol-phosphate transaminase translates to MTGNSAQSPWDELPIRDELRGKSPYGAPQLDVPVRLNTNENPYPLPEPLVERIAERVREAARNLNRYPDRDAVQLRTELAKYLTTTGHHPLTAENVWAANGSNEVIQQLLQTFGGPGRTALGFEPSYSMHALIARGTGTGWISGPRGADFTIDLPAAERAIAEHRPDVVFVTTPNNPTGNAVPPETVLALYEAAQAAKPSMVIVDEAYIEFSHGDSLLPLLRGRPHLVVSRTMSKAFGAAGLRLGYLAADPAVVDAVQLVRLPYHLSAVTQATALAALEHTDTLLGYVEQLKTERDRLVAELRAIGYEVTESDANFVQFGRFEDTQGAWRRILDKGVLVRDNGVPGWLRVTAGTPEENDAFLDAVRDLKKELDA, encoded by the coding sequence GTGACCGGCAACAGTGCCCAGTCCCCCTGGGACGAACTCCCCATCCGTGACGAGCTGCGCGGCAAGTCCCCCTACGGCGCGCCCCAGTTGGACGTCCCCGTCCGGCTGAACACCAACGAGAACCCCTACCCGCTGCCCGAGCCGCTGGTCGAGCGGATCGCGGAGCGGGTGCGCGAGGCCGCCCGGAACCTGAACCGCTACCCCGACCGGGACGCCGTCCAGCTCCGCACCGAACTCGCCAAGTACCTCACCACGACCGGCCACCACCCCCTCACCGCCGAGAACGTCTGGGCGGCCAACGGCTCCAACGAGGTCATCCAGCAGCTCCTCCAGACCTTCGGCGGGCCCGGCCGTACCGCGCTCGGCTTCGAGCCGTCGTACTCGATGCACGCGCTGATCGCGCGCGGCACCGGGACCGGGTGGATCTCCGGGCCGCGCGGCGCGGACTTCACCATCGACCTGCCCGCCGCCGAGCGCGCCATTGCCGAGCACCGGCCCGACGTCGTGTTCGTCACCACCCCCAACAACCCCACCGGCAACGCCGTCCCGCCCGAGACCGTCCTCGCGCTGTACGAGGCCGCGCAGGCGGCGAAGCCGTCCATGGTGATCGTGGACGAGGCGTACATCGAGTTCAGCCACGGCGACTCGCTGCTGCCCCTGCTCCGGGGCCGCCCGCATCTGGTGGTCTCGCGGACCATGTCCAAGGCGTTCGGCGCCGCCGGACTGCGCCTCGGCTACCTGGCCGCCGACCCGGCCGTGGTGGACGCCGTCCAGCTGGTCCGGCTGCCCTACCACCTGAGCGCCGTCACCCAGGCGACCGCGCTGGCCGCGCTGGAGCACACCGACACGCTGCTCGGCTATGTCGAGCAGCTCAAGACCGAGCGGGACCGGCTCGTCGCCGAACTGCGGGCCATCGGTTACGAGGTGACCGAGTCCGACGCCAACTTCGTGCAGTTCGGCCGCTTCGAGGACACCCAGGGCGCGTGGCGCCGCATCCTCGACAAGGGGGTGCTGGTCCGGGACAACGGCGTGCCCGGATGGCTGCGGGTGACCGCCGGAACCCCCGAAGAGAACGACGCGTTCCTCGACGCGGTACGGGACCTGAAGAAGGAGCTTGACGCATGA
- the hisD gene encoding histidinol dehydrogenase, protein MISRIDLRGDALPEGPALRDLLPRADFDVSAALEKVRPICEAVHHRGDAALIDFAEKFDGVRLESVRVPAQALTDALADLDPAVRAALEESIRRARLVHRAQRRSPHSTQVVPGGTVTEKWVPVDRVGLYAPGGRSVYPSSVIMNVVPAQEAGVGSVALASPPQAEFGGLPHPTILAACALLGVDEVYAAGGATAVAMFAYGTESCPPANMVAGPGNIWVAAAKRFFTGKIGIDAEAGPTEIAVLADDTADPVHVASDLISQAEHDPLAAAVLVTDSVALADAVDEELKTQVAATKHIDDRIVPALNGQQSAIVLVDGVEEGLRVVDAYGAEHLEIQTRDAAAVADRVRNAGAVFIGPWAPVSLGDYAAGSNHVLPTGGCACHSSGLSVQSFLRGIHIVDYTEDALAEVAHHVVTLAEAEDLPAHGAAVKARFGWKVPGTK, encoded by the coding sequence GTGATCTCCCGAATCGATCTGCGCGGCGACGCCCTCCCCGAGGGCCCCGCCCTGCGCGACCTGCTGCCCCGAGCCGACTTCGACGTCTCGGCCGCCCTGGAGAAGGTGCGTCCGATCTGCGAGGCCGTGCATCATCGTGGCGACGCGGCACTGATCGACTTCGCGGAGAAGTTCGACGGAGTACGGCTGGAATCCGTCCGTGTCCCGGCCCAGGCGCTCACCGACGCCCTGGCGGACCTCGACCCGGCCGTGCGCGCCGCCCTGGAGGAGTCCATCCGCCGGGCCCGCCTGGTCCACCGCGCCCAGCGCCGCAGCCCCCACAGCACCCAGGTCGTCCCCGGCGGCACCGTCACCGAGAAGTGGGTCCCCGTCGACCGGGTCGGGCTGTACGCGCCCGGCGGCCGCTCGGTCTACCCCTCCTCCGTGATCATGAACGTGGTGCCCGCGCAGGAGGCCGGCGTCGGCTCCGTCGCGCTCGCCTCGCCGCCGCAGGCCGAGTTCGGCGGCCTTCCGCACCCGACCATCCTCGCCGCCTGCGCCCTGCTCGGCGTGGACGAGGTGTACGCGGCCGGCGGCGCCACCGCCGTGGCGATGTTCGCCTACGGCACCGAGTCCTGCCCGCCCGCCAACATGGTCGCCGGCCCCGGCAACATCTGGGTCGCCGCCGCCAAGCGCTTCTTCACCGGCAAGATCGGCATCGACGCCGAGGCCGGCCCCACCGAGATCGCGGTCCTCGCCGACGACACCGCCGACCCGGTGCACGTCGCCTCCGACCTGATCAGCCAGGCCGAGCACGACCCGCTGGCCGCCGCCGTCCTGGTCACCGACTCGGTCGCGCTGGCCGACGCTGTGGACGAGGAGCTGAAGACCCAGGTCGCCGCCACCAAGCACATCGACGACCGGATCGTGCCCGCGCTGAACGGGCAGCAGTCCGCGATCGTCCTCGTGGACGGCGTCGAGGAGGGCCTGCGGGTGGTCGACGCGTACGGCGCCGAGCACCTGGAGATCCAGACCCGGGACGCGGCCGCCGTCGCCGACCGGGTGCGCAACGCTGGCGCCGTCTTCATCGGCCCCTGGGCGCCGGTCTCCCTCGGGGACTACGCGGCCGGCTCCAACCACGTGCTGCCCACCGGCGGCTGCGCCTGCCACTCCTCGGGCCTGTCCGTGCAGTCCTTCCTGCGCGGCATCCACATCGTGGACTACACCGAGGACGCCCTCGCCGAGGTCGCCCACCACGTGGTGACGCTCGCGGAGGCGGAGGACCTGCCCGCGCACGGCGCGGCGGTCAAGGCCCGCTTCGGCTGGAAGGTACCGGGGACCAAGTGA